In one window of Streptomyces sp. FXJ1.172 DNA:
- a CDS encoding glutamate-5-semialdehyde dehydrogenase, translated as MTTLSPYDSMSPVTQAAYRSKAAAADLAPLPRAVKDDALLAIADALEVRTAEIVEANAKDVAKARENGTSESVVDRLTLTPERVRAIASDVRDVAKLPDPVGEIVRGSTLPNGIDLRQVRVPLGVVGIIYEARPNVTVDAAALCLKSGNAVLLRGSASAYESNTALVRVLRDAVGGAGLPADAVQLVPGESRDSVRELMRARGLVDVLIPRGGASLIQTVVSESTVPVIETGTGNCHVYVDAAADIDMAIDILINSKAQRVSVCNAAETLLVHQDIAPVFLPRALDALAGAGVTVHADERVMAYAKDSKATVVEAVAEDWETEYLSYDIAAAVVDSLDKAVEHIRLWTSGHTEAIVTTSQQAARRFTQLVDSTTVAVNASTRFTDGGQFGFGAEIGISTQKLHARGPMGLPELTSTKYIVTGDGHVRP; from the coding sequence ATGACCACGCTCTCGCCGTACGACTCGATGTCCCCGGTCACCCAGGCCGCCTACCGGTCCAAGGCCGCCGCCGCCGACCTCGCGCCGCTGCCGCGCGCCGTGAAGGACGACGCGCTGCTCGCCATCGCCGACGCCCTGGAGGTCCGGACCGCCGAGATCGTCGAGGCCAACGCCAAGGACGTGGCCAAGGCGCGGGAGAACGGCACCAGCGAGTCCGTCGTCGACCGCCTCACCCTCACCCCCGAGCGGGTCCGCGCCATCGCCTCCGACGTCCGTGACGTCGCGAAGCTGCCCGACCCGGTCGGCGAGATCGTCCGTGGCTCCACCCTCCCCAACGGCATCGACCTGCGCCAGGTCCGCGTGCCGCTCGGCGTCGTCGGCATCATCTACGAGGCCCGTCCGAACGTCACCGTCGACGCCGCCGCCCTCTGCCTGAAGTCCGGCAACGCGGTGCTGCTGCGCGGTTCGGCCTCCGCGTACGAGTCGAACACCGCGCTGGTGCGGGTGCTGCGCGACGCCGTCGGCGGCGCCGGGCTGCCCGCGGACGCCGTGCAGCTCGTGCCCGGCGAGAGCCGCGACTCCGTGCGCGAGCTGATGCGCGCCCGCGGCCTGGTCGACGTCCTCATCCCGCGCGGCGGCGCCTCCCTGATCCAGACCGTGGTCAGCGAGTCCACCGTCCCCGTCATCGAGACCGGCACCGGCAACTGCCACGTCTACGTCGACGCGGCGGCCGACATCGACATGGCGATCGACATCCTGATCAACTCCAAGGCCCAGCGGGTCAGCGTCTGCAACGCCGCCGAGACCCTCCTGGTCCACCAGGACATCGCCCCCGTGTTCCTGCCGCGCGCCCTGGACGCCCTCGCCGGGGCCGGCGTCACCGTGCACGCCGACGAGCGGGTGATGGCCTACGCCAAGGACTCCAAGGCGACCGTCGTGGAAGCCGTGGCCGAGGACTGGGAGACCGAGTACCTCTCGTACGACATCGCCGCCGCCGTCGTCGACTCCCTCGACAAGGCCGTCGAGCACATCCGGCTGTGGACCTCCGGCCACACCGAGGCGATCGTCACCACCTCCCAGCAGGCCGCCCGCCGCTTCACCCAGCTGGTCGACTCCACCACCGTCGCCGTGAACGCCTCCACCCGCTTCACCGACGGCGGCCAGTTCGGCTTCGGCGCCGAGATCGGCATCTCCACCCAGAAGCTGCACGCCCGCGGCCCGATGGGCCTGCCGGAGCTGACGAGCACGAAGTACATCGTCACCGGCGACGGTCACGTACGCCCCTGA
- a CDS encoding SCO2584 family spore wall biosynthesis protein gives MPEDVGGTPFPDGWEPDDDHDHGVSDEEFASVVFDEAFVQAATVHEPTAVERLLAAAQARAEASEAEARRARARSERYDDRYDSEGTDLSQDRDDDELDDTYVLGDGHGPFARQVRWHRPVAWVLAVVMGIGMVALAFAAVYRGGSSGTRDRVPAPAATGVEQGSAAAPSVSAETSQPAVSAVPRTP, from the coding sequence GTGCCGGAGGACGTGGGGGGCACGCCGTTCCCTGACGGCTGGGAGCCCGACGACGACCACGACCACGGGGTGTCGGACGAAGAGTTCGCCTCCGTGGTCTTCGACGAGGCCTTCGTACAGGCGGCGACGGTCCATGAACCGACCGCCGTCGAACGCCTCCTGGCCGCCGCACAGGCCAGAGCCGAGGCCTCCGAGGCGGAGGCCCGCCGCGCCCGCGCCCGGAGCGAACGCTACGACGACCGGTACGACTCCGAGGGGACCGATCTCAGCCAAGATCGGGACGACGACGAACTCGACGACACCTACGTCCTCGGCGACGGGCACGGCCCGTTCGCCAGACAGGTCCGCTGGCACCGTCCGGTGGCCTGGGTGCTCGCCGTCGTGATGGGCATAGGCATGGTCGCCCTGGCCTTCGCCGCCGTCTACCGGGGCGGTTCCTCCGGCACTCGCGACCGGGTGCCCGCCCCCGCCGCGACCGGTGTGGAACAGGGCAGCGCCGCCGCTCCCTCCGTCTCCGCCGAAACCTCCCAGCCGGCCGTTTCGGCCGTCCCGCGCACCCCCTGA
- a CDS encoding SCO2583 family membrane protein, giving the protein MGGPGDPPEGTPEGGPGGAEDEYRSVVFDESFVRAARLQEYSAEERMADHAPAVRRRPSLHRGLTRQLLALLVLIAVALGTAVYVSIRHPYDTSQARSPAEPLRMTVIPLAPTGQVPGTADAESLYAHSPAAQFDVGAEGIPLPAARGTAHFSDSQVVTALTTAKDYIVRSALYPEVLTGRQTGPARSLVDGDQLDQFDQSFEHPAADGRHDATGWVVRLDPTRAQLADDRVRVQGSLQAVEADADALEVTADHTFVYALRPTGAQAGALVSLFTVRRELTFRFTRDDLRTHQVQLVTSYIQAGPLACAEDSTAYLRPLLAGQTAGSGGPAGTDPYATDSPAALCGTLAASAQPKA; this is encoded by the coding sequence ATGGGCGGGCCAGGAGACCCACCGGAGGGGACACCCGAGGGCGGCCCCGGAGGTGCGGAGGACGAGTACCGATCCGTCGTGTTCGACGAGTCGTTCGTCCGTGCTGCCCGCCTCCAGGAGTACTCCGCCGAGGAACGGATGGCCGACCACGCGCCCGCCGTACGCCGCCGCCCGTCCCTGCACCGCGGACTGACCCGGCAACTGCTGGCCCTCCTCGTGCTGATCGCCGTCGCCCTGGGCACGGCGGTCTATGTGAGCATCCGCCACCCCTACGACACCTCGCAGGCCCGGAGCCCCGCCGAACCCCTGCGGATGACGGTGATCCCGCTCGCCCCCACCGGCCAGGTACCCGGCACCGCCGACGCCGAGAGCCTGTACGCGCACAGCCCCGCCGCCCAGTTCGACGTCGGCGCCGAGGGCATACCGCTGCCCGCCGCGCGCGGCACCGCCCACTTCTCCGACAGCCAGGTCGTGACCGCGCTCACCACCGCCAAGGACTACATCGTCCGGTCCGCTCTCTATCCCGAAGTGCTGACCGGCCGTCAGACCGGCCCCGCCCGCTCCCTCGTCGACGGCGACCAACTCGACCAGTTCGACCAGAGCTTCGAGCACCCGGCGGCCGACGGCCGGCACGACGCCACCGGCTGGGTGGTCCGCCTCGACCCCACCCGCGCTCAGCTCGCCGACGACCGGGTCCGCGTCCAGGGCAGCCTCCAGGCCGTCGAGGCCGACGCGGACGCGCTGGAAGTCACCGCCGACCACACCTTCGTCTACGCCCTGCGCCCCACCGGCGCCCAGGCCGGCGCGCTCGTCTCCCTCTTCACCGTCCGCCGCGAGCTGACCTTCCGCTTCACCCGCGATGACCTGCGCACCCACCAGGTACAGCTGGTCACGTCCTACATCCAGGCCGGACCGCTCGCCTGCGCCGAGGACTCCACGGCATACCTGCGGCCGCTGCTGGCCGGGCAGACGGCCGGCAGCGGGGGACCGGCGGGCACCGACCCGTACGCCACGGACAGCCCGGCGGCGCTGTGCGGGACTCTCGCCGCCAGTGCCCAGCCGAAGGCGTGA
- a CDS encoding M48 family metallopeptidase yields the protein MSDDGRQQTGHERVPSRQRRRFPGISSRAYEHPADRSALVALRRLSGFDTVFKALSGLLPERSLRLLFLSDSVRVSERQFQHLHDMLLDACYILDLEKVPPMYVNQDPQPNAMCIGLDEPIIVVTTGLVELLDEEEMRAVVGHEVGHALSGHSVYRTILLFLTSLALKVAWIPLGNFAIMAIITALREWFRKSELSADRAGLLVGQDVQASMRGLMKIAGGNHLHEMNVDAFLEQAEEYDSGGDLRDSVLKILNVLPRSHPFTTVRAAELKKWSESRDFQRIMDGHYARRDEDKDTSVSDSFRESASSYASDVKTSKDPLMKLVSDLAGGAGDLGGRVRRGFDGFRSPPPAKEGPMDVDVPPGDDE from the coding sequence ATGTCCGACGACGGCCGGCAGCAGACCGGGCACGAGCGCGTGCCGAGCAGGCAGCGCAGGCGCTTCCCGGGAATCTCCTCGCGCGCCTACGAGCATCCCGCCGACCGCTCGGCCCTGGTCGCGCTGCGCAGGCTGAGCGGGTTCGACACGGTCTTCAAGGCGCTCAGCGGGCTGTTGCCGGAGCGGAGCCTGAGGCTGCTGTTCCTGTCCGACTCGGTGCGCGTCTCCGAGCGGCAGTTCCAGCATCTGCACGACATGCTGCTGGACGCCTGTTACATCCTGGACCTGGAGAAGGTCCCACCGATGTACGTCAACCAGGACCCCCAGCCCAACGCGATGTGCATCGGCCTGGACGAGCCGATCATCGTGGTCACCACGGGACTCGTGGAACTCCTCGACGAGGAGGAGATGCGCGCGGTCGTCGGCCACGAGGTGGGCCACGCGCTGTCCGGCCACTCGGTGTACCGGACGATCCTGCTGTTCCTGACCAGCCTCGCGCTGAAGGTCGCCTGGATCCCGCTGGGCAACTTCGCGATCATGGCGATCATCACGGCCCTCAGGGAGTGGTTCCGCAAGTCGGAGCTGTCCGCGGACCGGGCGGGTCTGCTGGTGGGGCAGGACGTACAGGCCTCGATGCGCGGCCTGATGAAGATCGCGGGCGGTAACCACCTGCACGAGATGAACGTGGACGCCTTCCTGGAGCAGGCCGAGGAGTACGACTCCGGAGGCGATCTGCGCGACTCGGTGCTGAAGATCCTGAACGTGCTGCCGCGCTCGCATCCGTTCACCACCGTGCGGGCGGCCGAGCTGAAGAAGTGGTCCGAGTCCCGGGACTTCCAGCGGATCATGGACGGCCACTACGCGCGGCGCGACGAGGACAAGGACACCTCGGTCAGCGACTCCTTCCGCGAGTCGGCGTCCTCCTACGCGAGCGATGTGAAGACGTCCAAGGACCCGCTGATGAAGCTGGTCTCGGACCTCGCGGGCGGCGCCGGCGACCTCGGCGGCCGGGTACGGCGCGGCTTCGACGGCTTCCGCAGCCCGCCGCCGGCGAAGGAGGGCCCGATGGACGTGGACGTTCCGCCCGGGGACGACGAGTAG
- the nadD gene encoding nicotinate-nucleotide adenylyltransferase produces MGEQDMPTGPAFATADDTAHYPRYRPGHGPEHTGKRRLGVMGGTFDPIHHGHLVAASEVAAQFQLDEVVFVPTGQPWQKSHRKVSPAEDRYLMTVIATAENPQFSVSRIDIDRGGPTYTVDTLRDLRVLNPDTDLFFITGADALAQLLTWRDSEELFSLAHFIGVTRPGHHLTDPGLPEGGVSLVEVPALAISSTDCRARVAKGDPIWYMVPDGVVRYIDKRELYRGE; encoded by the coding sequence ATGGGAGAGCAGGACATGCCTACCGGTCCGGCGTTCGCGACCGCCGACGACACGGCGCACTACCCGCGGTACCGGCCGGGCCACGGCCCCGAGCACACGGGCAAGCGACGCCTGGGCGTCATGGGCGGAACGTTTGACCCGATCCACCACGGGCACCTCGTGGCGGCCAGCGAGGTCGCCGCGCAGTTCCAGCTGGACGAGGTGGTGTTCGTGCCCACCGGGCAGCCATGGCAGAAGTCCCACCGCAAGGTCTCCCCGGCCGAGGACCGCTATCTGATGACGGTCATCGCGACCGCCGAGAACCCCCAGTTCTCCGTCAGCCGCATCGACATCGACCGCGGCGGCCCCACCTACACCGTGGACACCCTGCGCGACCTGCGCGTCCTCAACCCCGACACCGACCTGTTCTTCATCACCGGCGCCGACGCGCTCGCCCAGCTGCTGACCTGGCGCGACAGCGAGGAGCTGTTCTCCCTCGCGCACTTCATCGGCGTCACCCGCCCCGGTCACCACCTGACCGACCCGGGTCTGCCGGAGGGAGGCGTCTCGCTGGTCGAGGTTCCCGCGCTCGCCATCTCCTCCACAGACTGCCGTGCGAGAGTCGCCAAGGGAGACCCCATCTGGTACATGGTGCCGGACGGAGTCGTGCGCTACATCGACAAGCGCGAGCTGTACCGCGGCGAGTGA
- a CDS encoding LCP family protein yields the protein MNDRYDAGDAGHGAGPYEIVGYDEYGRPVYQQVRAQQARQTPQATYDPYAQHQGYGYDPYATGQQPPVPPYDSGPQASPYDPYGAQAPYDPYGTGTQHTVGHDPYGQAASTGQQPRIAGPTTHIPQQAGPAEEPRGQGERSQDPRADGEPDHHTEQFTFVEEPDGDSEDVIDWLKFTENRTERREEARRRARSRIIALAVVLALVAVGGVGYLWYAGKLPGLSSSGSKPGTAVPVGAQKRDVIVVHLHNTGQGGTSTALLVDNTTTKQGSTVLLPNSLALSGDDGSTTTLAKSVDSDGSSGTRDQLGTVLGTTIQGTWRLDTPYLQNLVDLVGNIDIDTNTDVPDPDTKKKGAEPLVHKGSAQTLSGKMAVAYATYRATGESENAQLERFGQVMQGVLRKLSSDPSSAITTVQTLAQILDPPLTDKDLGTFLAKLSDLAKSGDYKTALLPVQPDGTLSARTSDSVVKDILGGTAKSPDAGSAVRVSVQNATGVKDDTEKARVVLVNGGFTFLEGGTTSGTQAVSKVVYADASAKQNATEVAKTLGLPAGSVTKGTVSSGADVSVVLGQDYKPSAS from the coding sequence GTGAACGACCGATACGACGCGGGTGACGCGGGCCACGGCGCCGGCCCGTACGAGATCGTCGGCTACGACGAGTACGGCCGGCCCGTGTACCAGCAGGTCCGGGCACAGCAGGCGCGGCAGACTCCGCAGGCGACCTACGACCCGTACGCCCAGCATCAGGGCTACGGATACGACCCCTACGCCACCGGCCAGCAACCGCCGGTGCCCCCCTACGACTCCGGCCCGCAGGCCTCGCCGTACGACCCCTACGGTGCCCAGGCCCCGTACGACCCCTACGGCACCGGCACCCAGCACACCGTGGGGCACGACCCCTACGGGCAGGCTGCGAGCACCGGACAGCAGCCCCGGATCGCCGGGCCGACCACCCACATCCCGCAGCAGGCGGGCCCGGCCGAGGAGCCACGCGGCCAGGGGGAGCGGTCTCAGGATCCCCGTGCCGACGGTGAACCGGACCACCACACCGAGCAGTTCACCTTCGTCGAGGAACCGGACGGTGACTCCGAGGACGTCATCGACTGGCTGAAGTTCACCGAGAACCGCACCGAGCGCCGCGAGGAGGCCCGCCGCCGCGCCCGCAGCCGGATCATCGCGCTCGCGGTCGTGCTCGCCCTCGTCGCCGTCGGCGGTGTCGGCTACCTCTGGTACGCCGGAAAGCTGCCCGGCCTGTCGTCCTCGGGCTCCAAGCCCGGCACGGCCGTGCCCGTCGGCGCCCAGAAACGTGACGTGATCGTCGTCCATCTGCACAACACCGGCCAGGGCGGCACCTCCACGGCGCTGCTGGTCGACAACACCACCACCAAGCAGGGCAGCACCGTGCTGCTGCCCAACTCCCTCGCCCTGAGCGGCGACGACGGCTCCACCACGACCCTCGCCAAGTCCGTGGACAGTGACGGTTCCTCCGGCACCCGCGACCAGCTCGGCACCGTCCTCGGCACCACCATCCAGGGCACCTGGCGCCTCGACACCCCCTACCTGCAGAACCTGGTCGACCTGGTCGGCAACATCGACATCGACACCAACACCGACGTCCCCGACCCGGACACCAAGAAGAAGGGCGCCGAGCCGCTCGTCCACAAGGGCAGCGCCCAGACCCTCAGCGGCAAGATGGCGGTCGCCTACGCCACTTACCGTGCCACCGGTGAGTCCGAGAACGCACAGCTGGAGCGGTTCGGACAGGTCATGCAGGGCGTGCTGCGCAAGCTGTCCTCCGACCCGTCGTCGGCCATCACCACCGTGCAGACCCTCGCGCAGATCCTCGATCCGCCGCTCACCGACAAGGATCTCGGCACCTTCCTCGCCAAGCTCTCCGACCTGGCCAAGAGCGGCGACTACAAGACCGCCCTGCTCCCCGTGCAGCCCGACGGGACGCTGAGCGCCAGGACCAGCGACAGCGTGGTGAAGGACATCCTCGGCGGCACCGCCAAGAGCCCCGACGCCGGCTCCGCGGTCCGGGTCTCCGTGCAGAACGCCACCGGCGTGAAGGACGACACGGAAAAGGCCCGCGTCGTGCTCGTCAACGGCGGCTTCACCTTCCTGGAAGGCGGCACCACCTCCGGCACCCAGGCCGTCTCGAAGGTCGTCTACGCGGACGCCTCCGCCAAACAGAACGCCACCGAGGTCGCCAAGACCCTCGGACTGCCGGCCGGCTCCGTGACCAAGGGCACGGTCTCCTCGGGCGCCGACGTCTCGGTCGTCCTGGGCCAGGACTACAAGCCGTCCGCCTCCTGA
- the rsfS gene encoding ribosome silencing factor: protein MTATDRSIELINTAAQAAADKLAHDVIAYDVSDVLSITDAFLLASAPNDRQVKAIVDEIEERLLKDLGAKPVRREGDREARWVLLDYVDIVVHVQHSEERVFYALERLWKDCPELELPADAKATRGKAQEHARLQAEEAAAEPGGEW from the coding sequence GTGACCGCCACCGACCGTTCCATTGAGCTCATCAACACCGCCGCCCAGGCGGCGGCCGACAAGCTCGCCCACGACGTCATCGCCTACGACGTCAGCGACGTACTGTCGATCACGGACGCCTTCCTGCTGGCCTCCGCGCCGAACGACCGCCAGGTCAAGGCCATCGTCGACGAGATCGAAGAGCGCCTGCTGAAGGACCTGGGCGCCAAGCCGGTGCGCCGCGAGGGCGATCGCGAGGCCCGCTGGGTGCTGCTCGACTACGTCGACATCGTCGTCCACGTCCAGCACAGCGAGGAGCGGGTCTTCTACGCCCTGGAGCGGCTGTGGAAGGACTGCCCCGAGCTGGAGCTGCCCGCCGACGCCAAGGCCACCCGTGGCAAGGCGCAGGAGCACGCCCGGCTGCAGGCCGAGGAGGCCGCCGCGGAGCCGGGCGGGGAGTGGTGA
- a CDS encoding histidine phosphatase family protein: MSATGEVSDRKNRGRRIILWRHGQTAWNVERRFQGSTDVALTDTGIGQARRAARLLASLGPDAIISSDLQRAANTAAELALLTGLDVTREEGLRETYAGVWQGLTHEEIIERYGEEYAAWKRGEPVRRGGGELETEVAERAAPVVLGHAEKLPEDGTLVVVSHGGTIRTTIGRLLGLEARNWESLGGLSNCCWSVLGEGARGWRLLEHNAGTLPEPVLGDDT, from the coding sequence ATGAGCGCCACCGGTGAGGTGAGCGACCGCAAGAACCGGGGCCGTCGCATCATCCTGTGGCGGCATGGCCAGACCGCCTGGAACGTCGAGCGCCGCTTCCAGGGCAGCACGGATGTCGCGCTGACCGACACCGGCATCGGCCAGGCCCGCCGCGCCGCCCGGCTGCTCGCCTCCCTGGGCCCGGACGCGATCATCTCCTCCGACCTCCAGCGGGCGGCGAACACGGCCGCCGAACTGGCCCTGCTCACCGGCCTCGACGTCACCCGCGAGGAGGGCCTGCGCGAGACCTACGCGGGCGTCTGGCAGGGGCTGACGCACGAGGAGATCATCGAGCGGTACGGCGAGGAGTACGCCGCCTGGAAGCGCGGCGAGCCGGTCCGCCGCGGCGGCGGCGAACTGGAGACCGAGGTCGCCGAGCGAGCCGCCCCCGTCGTCCTGGGGCATGCCGAGAAGCTGCCCGAGGACGGCACGCTCGTCGTCGTCAGCCACGGCGGCACCATCCGTACCACCATCGGCCGGCTCCTCGGCCTGGAGGCACGGAACTGGGAGAGCCTCGGCGGTCTGTCCAACTGCTGCTGGTCCGTGCTCGGCGAGGGCGCCCGCGGCTGGCGGCTGCTGGAGCACAACGCGGGCACCCTTCCGGAGCCCGTCCTCGGCGACGACACCTGA
- a CDS encoding NADH-quinone oxidoreductase subunit NuoF family protein — protein sequence MNEALPDVPEVRVVGLPQLTSGFDLVERLDLPMHLKVHGPLDPLGGEQLAQLAENINLKGRGGAGFPFHKKLRSVAESAIKRGVRPVVVVNGSEDEPACRKDTVLINRAPHLILDGALLCAEALGARTLVIGVTRESTQRSMEAALAERGLSNSRRSALRAWVQRNPVRMVTGAAASLIRSVDGGPAIPPGRKISASQSGVGGAPTLLSNAETFAQLAIAARIGPERYGNTGLYDEPGTVMLTVSGAVARPMVIEVPTGVPLRYVLQLAGAPPVPQGVLTGGYHGKWIDAATVNEAIVSRNSLDAVGGSLGAGAILPISQETCPLGESLRVAQWLAEESAGQCGPCYLGLPAAARGLEDILNGGGPAALEALKQVAKNVKRRGACSHPDGSAMFLESTIKAFTDDLAAHVLGNGCGRPVEGVLPLFEGGRAPTGIPGGGEPVETGASRQKIYVDWTLCRGHGLCADILPEVFELGADGFPTVAQAQVPRYAEAKALRAVRRCPALALRLEEDTRGQAPSRNLPVLSQGRGRRALGR from the coding sequence GTGAACGAGGCCCTGCCCGACGTCCCTGAAGTCCGCGTCGTCGGCCTTCCCCAGCTCACGTCGGGCTTCGACCTTGTGGAGCGGCTCGACCTGCCCATGCACCTGAAGGTGCACGGGCCGCTCGACCCTCTGGGCGGCGAACAGCTCGCGCAGCTCGCCGAGAACATCAACCTCAAGGGCCGCGGCGGCGCCGGCTTCCCCTTCCACAAGAAGCTGCGTTCGGTCGCCGAGTCGGCGATCAAGCGCGGGGTGCGGCCGGTCGTCGTGGTCAACGGCAGCGAGGACGAGCCGGCCTGCCGCAAGGACACGGTGCTCATCAACCGCGCCCCGCACCTGATCCTGGACGGCGCACTGCTGTGCGCGGAGGCGCTCGGCGCGCGCACGCTGGTGATCGGTGTCACACGCGAGTCCACGCAGCGCTCCATGGAGGCCGCGCTCGCCGAACGCGGGCTGAGCAACAGCCGTAGATCGGCACTGCGCGCGTGGGTGCAGCGCAACCCGGTGCGCATGGTCACCGGCGCCGCCGCCTCGCTGATCCGCTCGGTCGACGGCGGCCCGGCGATCCCGCCCGGCCGCAAGATCAGCGCCTCGCAGAGCGGTGTCGGCGGGGCGCCCACGCTGCTGTCGAACGCGGAGACGTTCGCGCAGCTTGCCATCGCCGCCCGCATCGGACCGGAGCGCTACGGCAACACCGGCCTGTACGACGAGCCGGGCACCGTGATGCTCACCGTGTCCGGCGCGGTCGCCCGCCCGATGGTGATCGAGGTCCCCACGGGTGTGCCGCTGCGCTACGTGCTCCAGCTGGCAGGCGCCCCGCCGGTACCGCAGGGCGTGCTGACCGGCGGCTACCACGGCAAGTGGATCGACGCGGCGACCGTCAACGAGGCGATCGTCTCCCGCAACTCGCTGGACGCGGTGGGCGGTTCGCTGGGCGCGGGCGCGATCCTGCCGATCAGCCAGGAGACCTGTCCACTGGGCGAGTCGCTGCGGGTGGCGCAGTGGCTGGCCGAGGAGAGCGCGGGCCAGTGCGGCCCCTGCTACCTCGGACTGCCCGCCGCCGCACGCGGATTGGAGGACATCCTCAACGGCGGCGGACCGGCGGCCCTGGAAGCACTGAAACAGGTCGCGAAGAACGTCAAGCGCCGTGGCGCGTGTTCGCACCCGGACGGCTCGGCGATGTTCCTGGAATCGACCATCAAGGCGTTCACCGACGACCTGGCCGCGCATGTCCTCGGGAACGGCTGCGGACGGCCCGTGGAGGGCGTTCTGCCGCTCTTCGAGGGGGGCAGGGCCCCTACGGGCATCCCGGGCGGCGGAGAGCCCGTGGAGACCGGCGCCAGCCGCCAGAAGATCTACGTCGACTGGACGCTGTGCCGGGGTCACGGGCTGTGCGCCGACATCCTGCCCGAGGTGTTCGAACTCGGCGCCGACGGTTTCCCGACCGTCGCCCAGGCACAGGTGCCGCGCTACGCCGAGGCCAAGGCCCTTCGCGCGGTACGCCGCTGCCCGGCCCTCGCCCTGCGCCTCGAGGAGGACACGCGCGGGCAGGCGCCGTCGCGCAACCTGCCGGTGCTCTCCCAGGGCCGCGGCCGGCGGGCGCTGGGCCGCTGA
- a CDS encoding cytochrome b/b6 domain-containing protein, with protein MNPRRSTSSLPKPGRSAYGVATAVALLLIPVVVLVGGSQVRDFLNFGAGVLSLVSLSCSVIWGLFAQDRIFLNIRQRIVGQAVHRTLGIASIAFLLLHIVTKIALGHTRVIAAIIPFSLGITGIGGLIGLGSVAGLLMIFVGVTGALRSNFATPAPVAARWRAMHMLAYPAWCAALVHGLYAGRAAKPFFVISYGLSLLGVMAALALRAAPRPVKRRIADRLVALFGSSERPGLDELDASRSRVAESALPGFESRREPEAAAAPAAPLYQSPAAPGPQPASGFAAAYRAVSPRGGAQQPFAGGQTARMDLPLDLQPTEAIPRADGPSSTSGSWPIPSPPPVGEAPPSAYDPLQDTGYNIPVYGNTGTSGYGGSEMYDTGETNGRFGTYNASDTYNNGPATETLPGSSFDAPGSGESWNTPSGGF; from the coding sequence ATGAACCCTCGTCGTAGTACCAGCTCACTCCCCAAACCGGGCCGCTCGGCCTATGGGGTGGCGACCGCCGTCGCCCTGCTGCTGATACCCGTGGTCGTGCTGGTCGGAGGCAGCCAGGTCCGCGATTTCCTGAACTTCGGCGCGGGCGTGCTGTCGCTGGTCTCGCTCAGCTGCTCGGTGATCTGGGGCCTGTTCGCCCAGGACCGGATCTTCCTCAACATCCGGCAGCGGATCGTCGGCCAGGCGGTGCACCGCACCCTCGGGATCGCCTCGATCGCGTTCCTCCTGCTGCACATCGTCACGAAGATCGCGCTCGGCCACACGCGCGTGATCGCCGCGATCATTCCGTTCTCGCTCGGCATCACCGGAATCGGCGGCCTGATCGGCCTGGGCTCGGTCGCGGGCCTGTTGATGATCTTCGTGGGCGTCACCGGTGCCCTGCGCAGCAACTTCGCCACTCCGGCCCCGGTCGCCGCCCGCTGGCGCGCGATGCACATGCTGGCCTACCCGGCCTGGTGTGCGGCGCTGGTGCACGGCCTGTACGCGGGCCGCGCGGCCAAGCCGTTCTTCGTGATCTCCTACGGCCTGTCCCTGCTGGGCGTGATGGCCGCCCTCGCCCTGCGCGCCGCCCCGCGCCCGGTCAAGCGCAGGATCGCCGACCGCCTGGTGGCGCTCTTCGGCAGCTCGGAGCGGCCCGGACTCGACGAGCTGGACGCGAGCCGCTCCCGGGTCGCGGAGTCGGCCCTGCCGGGCTTCGAGAGCCGGCGCGAGCCCGAGGCGGCGGCCGCCCCCGCCGCACCGCTGTACCAGTCGCCCGCTGCCCCCGGCCCTCAGCCCGCGTCGGGCTTCGCGGCCGCCTACCGTGCGGTGTCCCCGCGCGGAGGCGCCCAGCAGCCGTTCGCAGGCGGCCAGACGGCCCGGATGGACCTGCCGCTGGATCTGCAGCCCACGGAGGCCATCCCGCGCGCGGACGGGCCCTCCAGCACCTCCGGCAGCTGGCCGATCCCGTCCCCGCCGCCGGTCGGCGAGGCCCCGCCGTCCGCGTACGACCCGCTCCAGGACACCGGATACAACATCCCGGTCTATGGCAATACGGGAACTTCCGGATACGGCGGAAGTGAGATGTACGACACCGGTGAGACAAACGGCCGCTTTGGCACGTACAACGCCAGTGACACGTACAACAACGGTCCCGCTACCGAAACGCTGCCCGGCTCGTCCTTCGACGCACCGGGTTCGGGCGAGTCCTGGAACACGCCGTCCGGAGGCTTTTAG